In Castanea sativa cultivar Marrone di Chiusa Pesio chromosome 6, ASM4071231v1, a single window of DNA contains:
- the LOC142638514 gene encoding beta-amylase 2, chloroplastic isoform X2, translated as MAISSIQFLHSLRPFNASSFTTKTPRVSLGFRSSLDFNLCSLSSGFFVSSSARSRARALVRDKGERIEDYPPVTDSVDDDQVVSTPQKLHERDFTDTPYVPIYVMLPLGVVSMNCELVDPEGLMDQLRILKSVNVDGVMVDCWWGIVEANAPQVYNWSGYRRLFQIVRDQKLKLQVVMSFHECGGNVGDDVHIPLPRWVTEIGQSNPDIYFTDRDGRRNSDCLSWGIDKERVLKGRTAVEVYFDYMRSFRVEFDEFFEDKIISEIEVGLGPCGELRYPSYTAKHDWKYPGIGEFQCYDKYLMKSLTKAAEARGHLNWARGPDNAGSYNSTPHETGFFCDGGEYDSYYGKFFLNWYSQVLVDHGNRVLALANLAFEGTCIASKVSGIHWWYKTASHAAELTAGFYNPANRDGYAPIAAMLKKHGAALNFTCVELRTLDQHEDFPEALADPEGLVWQVLNAAWDVCIRVASENALPCYDREGYNKILENAKPLNDPDGRHLSAFTYLRLSPVLMESHNFMEFERFVKRMHGEAVSDLQANSNKKQTKLQGTDDQVAA; from the exons ATGGCGATTTCGTCGATTCAGTTCCTCCATAGCCTCAGACCTTTCAATGCATCATCCTTTACTACCAAAACTCCGAGAGTTTCCTTAGGGTTTCGGAGCTCATTGGACTTCAATTTGTGCAGCTTGAGCTCGGGTTTCTTTGTATCGTCTAGCGCTCGGTCTCGAGCTCGGGCCTTGGTGAGAGACAAAGGAGAGAGAATTGAGGATTATCCTCCTGTCACTGATTCTGTTGACGACGATCAG gttgtAAGCACACCGCAAAAGTTGCATGAGCGTGACTTTACTGACACTCCTTATGTTCCCATATACGTGATGCTACCC CTGGGCGTTGTAAGTATGAATTGCGAGTTGGTTGATCCAGAAGGTCTTATGGATCAGCTAAGGATCTTGAAGTCAGTTAACGTTGATGGTGTTATGGTTGATTGCTGGTGGGGAATCGTAGAGGCGAATGCTCCACAGGTATATAATTGGAGTGGCTACAGAAGACTCTTTCAGATTGTGCGTGACCAGAAGCTCAAGTTGCAG GTTGTAATGTCATTTCATGAATGTGGAGGTAATGTTGGTGATGATGTACATATTCCACTCCCTCGTTGGGTGACAGAAATTGGTCAAAGCAATCCTGACATATATTTCACTGATAGAGATGGAAGGCGCAATTCTGATTGCCTCTCATGGGGAATTGATAAGGAACGGGTTTTAAAAGGCCGAACTGCTGTTGAG GTTTACTTTGACTACATGAGAAGCTTTCGGGTAGAATTTGACGAGTTTTTTGAGGACAAAATCATCTCTGAAATTGAAGTTGGACTAGGACCATGTGGAGAGCTAAGGTATCCTTCCTATACTGCAAAGCATGATTGGAAATATCCTGGTATCGGTGAATTTCAG TGTTATGATAAATACTTGATGAAGAGTCTTACAAAAGCAGCAGAAGCAAGGGGACACTTAAATTGGGCCAGAGGACCGGATAATGCAGGTTCTTATAATTCCACTCCACATGAAACTGGTTTCTTTTGCGATGGAGGTGAATATGATAGCTATTATGGCAAATTCTTCCTGAACTGGTACTCTCAAGTATTGGTTGATCATGGCAATCGTGTACTTGCGCTAGCCAATTTAGCTTTTGAAGGCACTTGCATTGCTTCTAAG GTATCAGGTATACATTGGTGGTACAAGACAGCCAGCCATGCTGCTGAGCTGACTGCTGGGTTTTACAACCCTGCAAATCGTGATGGTTATGCTCCAATTGCAGCAATGTTAAAAAAGCATGGGGCTGCTCTTAATTTTACTTGTGTTGAATTGCGCACATTAGATCAGCATGAGGACTTTCCAGAAGCACTTGCTGACCCAGAGGGATTAGTTTGGCAG GTGCTAAATGCTGCATGGGATGTCTGCATTCGAGTTGCTAGTGAGAATGCTCTGCCTTGCTATGATAGAGAGGGCTACAATAAGATACTGGAAAATGCCAAACCCCTGAATGATCCAGATGGGAGGCATTTATCTGCTTTCACCTACCTCAGGCTCAGCCCTGTTCTCATGGAGAGCCACAACTTCATGGAGTTTGAACGATTTGTTAAGCGAATGCATG GGGAAGCAGTTTCTGATCTTCAAGCTAATTCAAACAAAAAGCAAACTAAACTTCAAGGTACAGATGACCAAGTAGCTGCTTAG
- the LOC142638514 gene encoding beta-amylase 2, chloroplastic isoform X1, translating into MAISSIQFLHSLRPFNASSFTTKTPRVSLGFRSSLDFNLCSLSSGFFVSSSARSRARALVRDKGERIEDYPPVTDSVDDDQVVSTPQKLHERDFTDTPYVPIYVMLPLGVVSMNCELVDPEGLMDQLRILKSVNVDGVMVDCWWGIVEANAPQVYNWSGYRRLFQIVRDQKLKLQVVMSFHECGGNVGDDVHIPLPRWVTEIGQSNPDIYFTDRDGRRNSDCLSWGIDKERVLKGRTAVEVYFDYMRSFRVEFDEFFEDKIISEIEVGLGPCGELRYPSYTAKHDWKYPGIGEFQCYDKYLMKSLTKAAEARGHLNWARGPDNAGSYNSTPHETGFFCDGGEYDSYYGKFFLNWYSQVLVDHGNRVLALANLAFEGTCIASKVSGIHWWYKTASHAAELTAGFYNPANRDGYAPIAAMLKKHGAALNFTCVELRTLDQHEDFPEALADPEGLVWQVLNAAWDVCIRVASENALPCYDREGYNKILENAKPLNDPDGRHLSAFTYLRLSPVLMESHNFMEFERFVKRMHVLPLASPFLRCAMHPFWIPGRLDYYLCKRGLARLDLAISVQLTS; encoded by the exons ATGGCGATTTCGTCGATTCAGTTCCTCCATAGCCTCAGACCTTTCAATGCATCATCCTTTACTACCAAAACTCCGAGAGTTTCCTTAGGGTTTCGGAGCTCATTGGACTTCAATTTGTGCAGCTTGAGCTCGGGTTTCTTTGTATCGTCTAGCGCTCGGTCTCGAGCTCGGGCCTTGGTGAGAGACAAAGGAGAGAGAATTGAGGATTATCCTCCTGTCACTGATTCTGTTGACGACGATCAG gttgtAAGCACACCGCAAAAGTTGCATGAGCGTGACTTTACTGACACTCCTTATGTTCCCATATACGTGATGCTACCC CTGGGCGTTGTAAGTATGAATTGCGAGTTGGTTGATCCAGAAGGTCTTATGGATCAGCTAAGGATCTTGAAGTCAGTTAACGTTGATGGTGTTATGGTTGATTGCTGGTGGGGAATCGTAGAGGCGAATGCTCCACAGGTATATAATTGGAGTGGCTACAGAAGACTCTTTCAGATTGTGCGTGACCAGAAGCTCAAGTTGCAG GTTGTAATGTCATTTCATGAATGTGGAGGTAATGTTGGTGATGATGTACATATTCCACTCCCTCGTTGGGTGACAGAAATTGGTCAAAGCAATCCTGACATATATTTCACTGATAGAGATGGAAGGCGCAATTCTGATTGCCTCTCATGGGGAATTGATAAGGAACGGGTTTTAAAAGGCCGAACTGCTGTTGAG GTTTACTTTGACTACATGAGAAGCTTTCGGGTAGAATTTGACGAGTTTTTTGAGGACAAAATCATCTCTGAAATTGAAGTTGGACTAGGACCATGTGGAGAGCTAAGGTATCCTTCCTATACTGCAAAGCATGATTGGAAATATCCTGGTATCGGTGAATTTCAG TGTTATGATAAATACTTGATGAAGAGTCTTACAAAAGCAGCAGAAGCAAGGGGACACTTAAATTGGGCCAGAGGACCGGATAATGCAGGTTCTTATAATTCCACTCCACATGAAACTGGTTTCTTTTGCGATGGAGGTGAATATGATAGCTATTATGGCAAATTCTTCCTGAACTGGTACTCTCAAGTATTGGTTGATCATGGCAATCGTGTACTTGCGCTAGCCAATTTAGCTTTTGAAGGCACTTGCATTGCTTCTAAG GTATCAGGTATACATTGGTGGTACAAGACAGCCAGCCATGCTGCTGAGCTGACTGCTGGGTTTTACAACCCTGCAAATCGTGATGGTTATGCTCCAATTGCAGCAATGTTAAAAAAGCATGGGGCTGCTCTTAATTTTACTTGTGTTGAATTGCGCACATTAGATCAGCATGAGGACTTTCCAGAAGCACTTGCTGACCCAGAGGGATTAGTTTGGCAG GTGCTAAATGCTGCATGGGATGTCTGCATTCGAGTTGCTAGTGAGAATGCTCTGCCTTGCTATGATAGAGAGGGCTACAATAAGATACTGGAAAATGCCAAACCCCTGAATGATCCAGATGGGAGGCATTTATCTGCTTTCACCTACCTCAGGCTCAGCCCTGTTCTCATGGAGAGCCACAACTTCATGGAGTTTGAACGATTTGTTAAGCGAATGCATG TCTTACCCTTAGCAAGCCCATTTCTAAGATGCGCAATGCATCCATTTTGGATTCCTGGAAGACTAGACTATTACCTTTGTAAAAGAGGCCTTGCAAGACTTGATTTGGCAATATCTGTGCAGCTGACTTCATGA